The Cyclobacterium amurskyense genome contains the following window.
CTGACTTTCTTCGGTAACCTCTACATCCCATGCTTGAGAGGGGTTTGGCAGGTACTTGGGGTCATGGTCCTTTTCAGGAAAAGTAGCTATTACTTCATAAAGCTGCTTGAAGTTACTTTTTCGCTCTTCTGAGTTAAGGCTGTCGATCAGGTTATTGCTTTCCTCAGCATCCTGTAATAAATCGAAAAAAGCTTCGGGCTCTCTATTTGAATTGATATACAGTTTGTACTTTTTGTTTCTCAAGACCCGATCTCTGAATAGGTATTGATTTTCAACTCCGTTTTGAGTGAGCGCAGCGTTGTTTCCACCACCCATACCAAGTATCCATTCTCGCTTGGATTCATCTACGTTTTTAAGTAAAACATCCTTAAATGAGTAACCATCGATCTCATAGGTCTTCCCATTAATGGTTTGCTCCCTTTGAACTGCTTGGCCTGCTAAATCAAGAAAAGTCGGGTAAAAATCTGTGAAATCAATTAATGCATTAGAAATTCTATTTCCTTTGATCTTTCCAGGCCAACTGGCAATAAAGGGCGCGCTAATTCCTGGTTCAATTGTTTTTGCCTTTCCACCTTGTACCTTTAACCCATTTCTTTTTCCAGTGATGGCTCCAGTTGTCCCATTGTCAGTGGTCCACAAAACGATTGTATTGTCCCTGATTCCAGCATTTTCAAGTGCCTGAATTATTTCACCAGTTATTCGATCAGTGTATTTTACCATGGCTTTATGCTTTCCCAAATTGTCGGTGGCTGAGTCCGTCGGAGTATTTACAAAAGGTGTATGGGTGAGAACCATGGGGAAGTAAATAAAC
Protein-coding sequences here:
- a CDS encoding sulfatase-like hydrolase/transferase → MKTALFFFSLLLLSSCKQESQTETKETPPNIILIMVDDLGKEWVSHYGAEDISTPNIDALAKSGVTFNNVYSMPQCTPTRVTLLTGQYPFKHGWVNHWDVPRWGGGAHFDETMNPSIGIAMKEAGYTTCIAGKWQIDDFRVEPDALLRNGFDEFCMWTGYESGIKASANRYQDPYIFTKEGSKTHKGAFGPDVFKDFIIDFIDHNKKSPMFIYFPMVLTHTPFVNTPTDSATDNLGKHKAMVKYTDRITGEIIQALENAGIRDNTIVLWTTDNGTTGAITGKRNGLKVQGGKAKTIEPGISAPFIASWPGKIKGNRISNALIDFTDFYPTFLDLAGQAVQREQTINGKTYEIDGYSFKDVLLKNVDESKREWILGMGGGNNAALTQNGVENQYLFRDRVLRNKKYKLYINSNREPEAFFDLLQDAEESNNLIDSLNSEERKSNFKQLYEVIATFPEKDHDPKYLPNPSQAWDVEVTEESQLWKK